From the Prunus dulcis chromosome 4, ALMONDv2, whole genome shotgun sequence genome, one window contains:
- the LOC117624260 gene encoding histone H2A.6-like: MAGRGKSIGSGAAKKATSRSSKAGLQFPVGRIARFLKAGKYAERVGAGAPVYLAAVLEYLAAEVLELAGNAARDNKKTRIVPRHIQLAVRNDEELSKLLGSVTIANGGVMPNIHNMLLPKKTGTGKSGPSDD, from the exons ATGGCCGGAAGAGGAAAATCAATTGGCTCTGGTGCCGCCAAGAAGGCTACATCTCGTAGCAGCAAGGCCGGTCTGCAATTCCCGGTCGGCCGTATCGCCCGGTTCTTGAAAGCCGGCAAGTACGCCGAGCGAGTCGGTGCTGGCGCACCGGTCTACCTCGCCGCCGTCCTCGAATATCTCGCTGCTGAG GTGTTGGAATTGGCTGGGAACGCTGCTCGGGATAACAAGAAGACGAGGATTGTGCCGAGGCACATCCAGTTGGCCGTCAGGAACGACGAGGAGCTGAGCAAGCTGCTCGGTTCCGTCACCATCGCTAACGGCGGCGTTATGCCCAACATCCACAACATGCTCTTGCCTAAGAAAACTGGCACGGGAAAATCTGGCCCCTCTGACGACTAG
- the LOC117624259 gene encoding uncharacterized protein LOC117624259 isoform X1, which yields MVKNITPLVCLSVLLLDIVAGILGIQAEIAQNKVKHLKVWIFECRDPSYQAFKLGLAAAVLLAVAHIIGNLLGGCICIWSREDYTKATANRQLSAASLILSWITLAVGFSLLMAGAFSNSKSRKSCGLSHHRILSIGGILCFFHGLFMIAYYVSAKATITEQNRSQQKQNPSGAV from the exons ATGGTGAAAAACATCACCCCTCTGGTCTGCCTCTCAGTCTTGCTTCTGGACATCGTGGCCGGGATACTTGGCATCCAAGCTGAAATTGCTCAAAACAAG GTGAAGCACTTGAAGGTGTGGATCTTTGAATGTAGAGACCCAAGCTACCAAGCCTTCAAACTGGGGTTGGCTGCTGCTGTGCTTCTAGCAGTTGCCCATATAATTGGCAACTTGCTTGGTGGGTGCATTTGCATCTGGTCCAGGGAAGATTATACCAAAGCCACAGCAAATAGGCAATTATCTGCTGCTTCCCTCATTTTGTCATG GATCACATTGGCTGTGGGATTCTCACTGCTGATGGCAGGGGCTTTTTCTAActcaaaatcaagaaaatcaTGCGGATTATCACACCATCGCATTCTGTCCATCGGAGGCATCTTATGCTTCTTCCATGGATTGTTCATGATAGCATATTACGTCTCAGCCAAGGCCACCATCACAGAACAAAACAGatcccaacaaaaacaaaacccttcTGGTGCAGTTTAA
- the LOC117624259 gene encoding uncharacterized protein LOC117624259 isoform X2: MVKNITPLVCLSVLLLDIVAGILGIQAEIAQNKVLYQIHTIHLKVWIFECRDPSYQAFKLGLAAAVLLAVAHIIGNLLGGCICIWSREDYTKATANRQLSAASLILSWITLAVGFSLLMAGAFSNSKSRKSCGLSHHRILSIGGILCFFHGLFMIAYYVSAKATITEQNRSQQKQNPSGAV; encoded by the exons ATGGTGAAAAACATCACCCCTCTGGTCTGCCTCTCAGTCTTGCTTCTGGACATCGTGGCCGGGATACTTGGCATCCAAGCTGAAATTGCTCAAAACAAGGTACTTTACCAAATACATACGATC CACTTGAAGGTGTGGATCTTTGAATGTAGAGACCCAAGCTACCAAGCCTTCAAACTGGGGTTGGCTGCTGCTGTGCTTCTAGCAGTTGCCCATATAATTGGCAACTTGCTTGGTGGGTGCATTTGCATCTGGTCCAGGGAAGATTATACCAAAGCCACAGCAAATAGGCAATTATCTGCTGCTTCCCTCATTTTGTCATG GATCACATTGGCTGTGGGATTCTCACTGCTGATGGCAGGGGCTTTTTCTAActcaaaatcaagaaaatcaTGCGGATTATCACACCATCGCATTCTGTCCATCGGAGGCATCTTATGCTTCTTCCATGGATTGTTCATGATAGCATATTACGTCTCAGCCAAGGCCACCATCACAGAACAAAACAGatcccaacaaaaacaaaacccttcTGGTGCAGTTTAA
- the LOC117624257 gene encoding protein HEAT-STRESS-ASSOCIATED 32, translating into MAAYRWKCFDENEDRPEKPRSYGVTEMRGPHYTLLSQNVLQDIFESVGQFVDGLKFAGGSHSLMPKSFIKEVTDVAHKHDIYVSTGDWAENLLRKGPSAFKEYVEECKSLGFDTIELNVGSLGIPEETLLRFVRLIKSGGLKAKPQFAVQINKSDIPIGDRAFGAYVVPRPRSSEFVEDVDLLIRRAERCLEAGADMIMIDADDVCKQADSMRADIIAKIIGRLGVEKTMFEASNPRTSEWFIKQYGPRMNLFVDHSQVMDLECLRGRSLGKNHTSVLGSSYFLF; encoded by the exons ATGGCGGCGTACAGATGGAAGTGCTTCGACGAGAACGAAGACCGTCCCGAAAAGCCTCGAAGCTATGGCGTCACCGAAATGAGAGGTCCCCATTACACCCTCTTAAGCCAAAACGTCCTTCAG GATATTTTTGAGTCCGTGGGGCAGTTCGTTGATGGGTTGAAGTTTGCTGGAGGTTCCCATAGCTTGATGCCCAAATCGTTTATTAAGGAAGTGACTGATGTTGCTCACAAACATGATATCTATGTCAGCACTGGTGACTGGGCTGAAAATTTGCTTCGCAAAGGTCCCTCAGCTTTCAAAGAGTATGTGGAG GAATGTAAGAGCTTGGGGTTTGACACAATCGAGTTGAATGTGGGATCTCTTGGAATTCCTGAAGAAACTCTTCTGAGATTTGTGCGCTTAATTAAGAGCGGTGGCCTGAAAGCGAAACCTCAGTTTGCAGTCCAGATTAACAAGTCTGACATTCCCATAGGGGATAGAGCATTTGGAGCCTACGTTGTCCCGAGGCCACGATCATCTG AATTTGTTGAAGATGTTGATCTGCTGATTAGAAGGGCCGAGAGATGCTTAGAAGCAGGGGCTGACATGATAATGATTGATGCTGATGATGTCTGTAAACAAGCTGATTCAATGCGGGCAGACATAATTGCAAAGATCATTGGGCGTCTTGGTGTTGAGAAGACCATGTTTGAAGCATCAAATCCAAGAACATCAGAGTGGTTCATCAAACAGTATGGTCCAAGG ATGAATCTGTTTGTGGATCACTCCCAAGTGATGGATCTGGAGTGCCTCCGGGGACGAAGCTTAGGTAAGAACCATACATCTGTGCTGGGTTCCTCGTATTTTCTGTTCTGA
- the LOC117624652 gene encoding anthocyanidin reductase ((2S)-flavan-3-ol-forming): protein MATQPISKKTACVIGGTGFVASLLVKLLLEKGYAVKTTVRDPDNQKKISHLTALQDLGELEILPADLTDEGSFDAPIAGCDLVFHVATPVNFASEDPENDMIKPAVQGVLNVLKACVKAKTVKRVVLTSSAAAVSINTLNGTGLVTDENDWSDVEFLSTAKPPTWGYPASKTLAEKTAWKFAEENNIDLITVIPSLMAGSSLTPDVPSSIGLAMSLITGNDFLINHALKGMQLLSGSISITHVEDVCRAHIFLAEKESASGRYICCAVNTSVPELAKFLNERYPEYKVPTEFGDFPSKAKLILSSEKLIKEGFDFKYNIEQIYDQAVDYFKAKGLLQN from the exons ATGGCCACCCAACCCATCTCAAAGAAGACAGCCTGTGTGATCGGAGGTACAGGGTTCGTGGCATCTTTGCTGGTGAAGCTGTTGCTAGAGAAGGGCTATGCCGTCAAAACCACTGTCAGAGACCCTG ACAATCAGAAGAAGATCTCTCACCTCACAGCACTACAAGATTTGGGTGAACTAGAAATTTTACCAGCAGATCTAACTGATGAAGGGAGCTTTGATGCCCCCATAGCAGGTTGTGACCTTGTTTTCCATGTTGCCACACCTGTCAACTTTGCCTCTGAGGACCCTGAG AACGACATGATCAAACCAGCAGTTCAAGGGGTGCTAAACGTTCTGAAAGCATGCGTGAAAGCCAAAACAGTTAAACGCGTTGTTTTGACATCATCAGCAGCTGCAGTGTCGATCAACACACTTAATGGAACAGGTTTGGTTACAGACGAGAACGATTGGAGTGATGTCGAGTTCTTGAGTACCGCAAAGCCACCTACTTGG GGCTATCCTGCCTCCAAGACACTAGCCGAGAAGACAGCTTGGAAATTCGCCGAAGAAAACAACATTGATCTCATCACAGTCATCCCTTCTCTTATGGCTGGTTCTTCTCTCACTCCAGATGTCCCCAGCAGTATCGGCCTAGCCATGTCTTTAATTACAG GAAATGACTTCCTCATAAATCATGCCTTGAAAGGGATGCAACTACTATCAGGTTCAATCTCCATTACACATGTGGAGGATGTCTGCCGGGCTCATATATTTTTGGCTGAGAAAGAATCTGCTTCTGGTCGGTATATATGCTGCGCTGTCAATACCAGTGTTCCTGAGCTTGCAAAGTTCCTCAACGAAAGATACCCTGAGTACAAAGTCCCCACTGA GTTTGGAGATTTTCCCTCAAAGGCCAAGTTGATCCTCTCTTCGGAGAAGCTTATCAAGGAGGGGTTCGACTTTAAGTACAACATTGAACAAATATATGACCAAGCTGTGGACTACTTCAAGGCTAAGGGACTGCTGCAGAACTAG
- the LOC117625749 gene encoding calcium/calmodulin-regulated receptor-like kinase 1, which yields MMNSIILHLVVGIVAGFALGLVLGIGVVCCLRIRRRRCTRIQSPRSISAQREKAPKLPVKGVSNNGVDSSNTNTTVSEFSNFGQDSPRTSEWTNMPLWLEGLRRKSVVSACGIPKYSFRDVQKATYNFTTAIGQGAFGLVYKAQMSTGETFAVKVLAANSTQGQNEFLAEVLLLGRLHHKSLVNLVGYMADVGQHMLLYKYMSNGSLFSHLHGDNRKPLSWDLRVDIALDIARGLEYLHYGAVPSVVHRDIKSSNILLDRSMRARVADFGLSRQDRSKLRSSNIRGTYGYVDPEYVLTKTYTKKCDVYSFGVLLLEIITGRNPQQGLMEYVELVTIDTEDKLGWQEIVDSRLDGRFNVEQLANVADLAYKCVSGLSKNRPSMRDIVQSLSWILMMKHNTENCKQTSNDAAEETYIEIDLLDNQDPLIER from the exons atgatgaACTCAATCATATTGCATTTGGTGGTAGGCATTGTTGCAGGGTTCGCATTGGGATTGGTTCTAGGAATTGGAGTGGTCTGCTGCCTCAGAATCCGAAGAAGAAGGTGCACAAGGATACAATCACCGAGGTCCATTTCAGCGCAGAGAGAAAAAGCACCCAAATTACCAGTCAAAGGAGTGAGTAACAATGGCGTTGACTCCAGTAACACCAACACCACTGTCTCTGAGTTCTCCAACTTTGGCCAAGACTCGCCCAGAACTTCGGAGTGGACCAACATGCCCCTCTGGCTGGAGGGCCTCAGGAGAAAGAGCGTCGTCTCAGCTTGCGGCATACCCAAGTATTCTTTCAG AGATGTACAGAAGGCGACTTATAATTTTACGACAGCTATTGGGCAAGGAGCGTTTGGGCTTGTTTACAAGGCCCAAATGAGCACTGGTGAGACTTTTGCTGTTAAAGTTCTTGCTGCTAATTCCACGCAAGGCCAAAACGAGTTTTTGGCTGAG GTTCTTTTACTTGGAAGATTGCACCACAAGAGCCTTGTCAACTTGGTGGGATACATGGCAGACGTGGGGCAGCATATGCTGCTCTACAAGTACATGAGTAATGGCAGTCTGTTTTCTCATTTACATG GGGATAATCGCAAGCCATTGAGCTGGGATTTGAGAGTTGACATAGCTCTTGATATTGCAAGGGGATTGGAATACCTACACTATGGG GCTGTTCCTTCTGTTGTGCACCGCGACATCAAGTCTTCCAACATACTGTTGGACCGATCAATGAGAGCCAGG GTTGCTGATTTCGGGCTTTCAAGACAAGACAGGAGCAAACTTCGTTCATCTAATATCAGGGGAACATATGGATATGTTGATCCCGAGTACGTGTTGACAAAGACATATACCAAGAAATGCGATGTTTATAGTTTTGGAGTGCTGCTGCTTGAAATTATTACAGGCAGGAACCCGCAGCAGGGCCTTATGGAATATGTGGAACTT GTGACAATCGACACGGAGGATAAACTGGGGTGGCAAGAGATTGTGGATTCTCGTCTTGATGGAAGATTCAATGTAGAACAACTCGCTAATGTTGCTGATCTTGCTTACAAATGTGTGAGTGGTCTGTCGAAAAACCGGCCTTCCATGAGGGACATTGTACAGAGCTTATCATGGATTTTGATGATGAAACATAACACGGAGAACTGCAAGCAGACCTCAAATGATGCAGCTGAAGAAACCTACATTGAAATAGATCTGCTGGACAATCAGGATCCTTTAATTGAACGCTGA
- the LOC117624979 gene encoding (E,E)-alpha-farnesene synthase-like — MDFRTHLQASEQQILECQMQSQASYDLKQHERRSANYKPNIWKHGFLESLDNKYHEDDYKRQSEKLIEDVKNTMFVETENSIAQLELVDIIAKLGLTNHFEKEIKGTLDTIASVENNSPCISITDDLYTTALYFKILRQQGYKVSQDLFGGFMDEEGTLKKSHLSDVKGMLELFETSNLALEGEDILDEIKASSKVALGDSNICNPDNNLAKHVVHALELSSHRRVRWFNVKGHIDAYEKDNHVNTILLELAKLNFNMIQAKLQKDLREASKWWNNLGLTQHLNFARDRLVECFMCAVGLNFQPDYTSFRIWLTKVVNLILIIDDVYDIYGSLEELKCFTDAVDRWDVGETEELPECMKICFQVLYNTTCEIAHEIEEENCWNQVLPQLRKVWADFCKALLVEAEWYSRAYTPSLEEYLSIGCISSSVSVLLVHSFFSTTHHQGIQEIADFLHKNEDLVYNLSLIVRLSNDLGTSAAEQKRGDAPSAILCYMREVNVCEDIAKKNIKDMIENAWKKINAKCLRTPQVPSLSPFINITTNIARVAHSLYQDGDAFGDQEQGTRILIQSLLVQPLLL, encoded by the exons ATGGATTTTAGAACACACTTGCAAGCTAGTGAGCAGCAAATTCTTGAATGCCAGATGCAATCCCAAGCCTCTTACGACTTGAAACAACACGAAAGACGATCTGCCAATTACAAACCAAATATTTGGAAACATGGTTTTCTTGAATCCCTTGACAACAAATACCAT GAAGATGATTATAAAAGGCAATCTGAGAAGCTCATAGAAGATGTTAAGAATACGATGTTTGTCGAAACTGAAAATTCAATAGCTCAGTTAGAGCTAGTTGACATCATCGCAAAACTAGGCCTCACGAACCACTTTGAAAAGGAAATCAAGGGAACCCTAGACACAATAGCATCTGTTGAAAATAACAGCCCCTGCATAAGCATAACAGATGACCTCTATACCACTGCCTTGTACTTTAAGATCCTTAGGCAGCAGGGCTACAAAGTATCACAag ATTTATTTGGTGGCTTCATGGATGAGGAGGGTACATTAAAGAAAAGCCATCTTTCGGATGTCAAAGGAATGCTTGAACTTTTTGAGACCTCGAACCTGGCTTTAGAAGGTGAAGATATCTTAGATGAGATAAAAGCTTCATCTAAGGTAGCTCTCGGAGATTCCAATATCTGTAATCCGGACAATAACCTTGCCAAGCATGTGGTCCATGCTTTGGAGCTTTCATCACACAGAAGAGTGCGGTGGTTCAATGTTAAAGGGCACATAGACGCCTATGAGAAAGACAATCACGTCAACACCATTTTACTTGAATTGGCTAAACTTAACTTTAACATGATTCAAGCAaaactgcaaaaagatctaaggGAGGCATCCAA GTGGTGGAACAATCTGGGCCTCACACAGCACTTGAACTTTGCAAGAGATAGATTGGTCGAGTGTTTCATGTGTGCTGTGGGGTTAAATTTCCAGCCTGACTACACATCTTTTAGAATATGGCTTACTAAAGTCGTCAACCTGATTCTGATAATAGATGACGTTTACGACATTTATGGCTCATTGGAAGAGCTAAAGTGCTTCACCGACGCCGTTGACCG GTGGGATGTTGGGGAAACTGAGGAGCTTCCAGAGTGTATGAAGATCTGCTTCCAAGTGCTCTACAACACTACTTGTGAAATTGCTCATGAAATTGAGGAGGAAAATTGTTGGAATCAAGTATTACCTCAGTTGAGGAAAGTG TGGGCAGATTTTTGTAAAGCATTATTAGTGGAGGCAGAGTGGTACAGTAGGGCCTATACACCATCCCTGGAAGAGTACCTCAGTATTGGATGCATTTCATCATCAGTTTCAGTGCTTTTGGTCCATTCATTTTTCTCCACAACTCATCATCAGGGAATCCAAGAGATTGCTGATTTTCTGCACAAGAATGAAGATCTTGTGTATAATTTATCTCTGATAGTTCGGCTCAGCAATGATTTGGGAACTTCTGCA GCAGAACAAAAGCGAGGGGATGCTCCCTCAGCAATCCTATGTTACATGAGAGAGGTGAATGTTTGTGAAGATATAGCTAAGAAGAACATCAAGGACATGATAGAGAATGcatggaagaaaataaatgcaAAATGCTTGAGAACCCCACAAGTGCCTTCTCTGTCACCATTCATCAACATTACCACAAATATTGCTCGAGTGGCGCACAGCCTTTACCAAGATGGAGATGCGTTTGGTGATCAAGAGCAAGGGACTCGCATCCTGATTCAGTCTCTATTAGTTCAGCCTTTACTACTTTGA
- the LOC117624519 gene encoding uncharacterized protein LOC117624519 isoform X1, with protein MSKKKVSGNTMTLKDFHGGSIPSDLPLPSAPGVVVRPTDRSTYDRPTSWGNPMGRPDHRSRPHTSPATRHFDDKTPFLTHSVHIGRNFDEDERKPLDGVSTPRRTISDDSIRVLPTHAEPKPVFVSSGGLSGAQGWAPAPQSPRGAASSYSERVSEAAHAGVNSQTLSANGGRGVSGAHPNAWAMRKEMAGVTEPVQSAWSGQSAVQKLANASALDKVSSGRWQSKPSIPYQTNIDVVISPESESGLHSKGYGNDTYKRTDVMVERERHDVTLARHVERGLQVDDGIQGVMKELPDYRSSGALINSEVQAGNATAYSNRVQPAQTDGKFGQAELQASASPEPIERPKLKLLPRTKPVDGLEAPVVDHTQEYQRVIESHVEIVNEVYGNMNSPKPGSAGSDSGKQAVERPKLNLKPRSQPLEQLEGNAKRDRISLFGGARPRELVLKERGVDDVVITNIDMVQHSDKVEHQVPKPDRVPVHANPTRHNEKPENHPFDQRTGKKFDRRDNRVDVERVDVQKRNWRNDGKRNNREPERQQQQSERPPSPETWRKPEQPKLYSPGAVGVHHGKAASALELAQAFSRSVSDPKLADRFSGQRGIPGRAQMPFSRLMGPTPRPQINGY; from the exons ATGTCGAAGAAGAAAGTGAGTGGGAATACTATGACCCTTAAGGACTTTCATGGCGGTTCTATTCCCTCTGATCTCCCTCTCCCTTCTGCTCCTGGTGT AGTTGTTAGGCCTACGGATCGTTCGACTTACGACCGACCCACCTCTTGGGGAAACCCTATGGGGCGGCCCGATCACCGGTCTCGGCCCCATACGTCTCCGGCCACGAGGCATTTCGATGATAAGACTCCGTTTCTCACTCACTCCGTGCACATTGGCCGGAACTTTGATGAGGATGAGCGCAAGCCCCTTGATGGTGTCTCCACACCACGCCGGACCATCAGCGATGATAGCATTCGGGTTCTGCCTACCCATGCCGAGCCCAAACCGGTGTTTGTGTCTTCAGGGGGCTTATCTGGCGCGCAGGGGTGGGCTCCAGCACCACAATCCCCCAGGGGGGCGGCGAGTTCTTACTCGGAAAGGGTTAGCGAGGCAGCCCATGCAGGGGTTAATTCTCAGACTTTAAGTGCCAATGGTGGGCGCGGCGTTAGCGGGGCTCATCCAAATGCTTGGGCAATGAGGAAGGAGATGGCGGGTGTTACTGAGCCGGTGCAATCTGCTTGGTCTGGACAAAGTGCTGTTCAAAAGCTTGCTAATGCCAGTGCCCTGGATAAGGTGTCTTCGGGTAGATGGCAGTCAAAGCCTTCAATCCCATACCAGACAAATATTGATGTTGTTATATCTCCCGAATCAGAGAGTGGCTTACATTCCAAGGGTTATGGTAATGATACTTACAAGAGGACGGATGTGATGGTTGAGAGAGAACGTCATGATGTGACATTGGCGAGGCATGTTGAAAGGGGTCTACAAGTTGATGATGGCATTCAGGGTGTCATGAAGGAGCTACCTGATTATAGGAGTTCTGGGGCCCTGATTAATTCAGAGGTACAGGCGGGGAACGCAACTGCTTATAGCAACAGGGTTCAACCTGCTCAGACTGATGGAAAATTTGGTCAGGCTGAATTGCAGGCTTCAGCTTCTCCAGAACCTATAGAGCGACCTAAGTTGAAGTTGCTTCCAAGAACAAAGCCAGTGGATGGTTTGGAAGCTCCAGTTGTCGATCATACACAG GAGTACCAAAGGGTGATTGAGTCTCATGTCGAAATTGTCAATGAAGTGTATGGAAATATGAATTCTCCAAAACCTGGTTCAGCAGGCTCTGATAGTGGGAAGCAGGCGGTGGAGCGTCCAAAATTGAATCTTAAGCCCCGGTCTCAGCCTCTTGAacaattggaaggaaatgccaAAAGAGACAG GATTTCATTGTTTGGTGGTGCTCGCCCACGAGAACTG GTTCTAAAGGAGCGAGGGGTTGACGATGTTGTGATTACCAACATTGACATGGTTCAGCATTCTGACAA GGTTGAACATCAAGTTCCCAAGCCTGATAGGGTTCCTGTGCATGCAAATCCTACTCGCCACAATGAGAAACCTGAGAATCATCCTTTTGATCAGAGGACTGGAAAGAAATTTGATAGGAGGGATAATCGGGTAGATGTTGAGAGAGTTGATGTGCAGAAGAGGAACTGGCGTAATGATGGTAAGAGGAACAATAGAGAGCCTGAGAGACAGCAGCAACAGTCAGAGAGGCCACCATCACCAGAGACCTGGCGGAAGCCTGAACAGCCAAAACTATATTCTCCCGGTGCTGTTGGTGTGCACCACGGGAAAGCGGCTTCAGCTCTTGAGCTTGCCCAAGCATTTTCCAGATCAGTCTCAGATCCAAAATTAGCTGATCGATTTTCTGGTCAAAGGGGCATTCCTGGGCGTGCGCAAATGCCTTTTTCACGGCTGATGGGCCCGACCCCAAGGCCTCAGATAAATGGTTACTAA
- the LOC117624519 gene encoding uncharacterized protein LOC117624519 isoform X2, whose translation MGRPDHRSRPHTSPATRHFDDKTPFLTHSVHIGRNFDEDERKPLDGVSTPRRTISDDSIRVLPTHAEPKPVFVSSGGLSGAQGWAPAPQSPRGAASSYSERVSEAAHAGVNSQTLSANGGRGVSGAHPNAWAMRKEMAGVTEPVQSAWSGQSAVQKLANASALDKVSSGRWQSKPSIPYQTNIDVVISPESESGLHSKGYGNDTYKRTDVMVERERHDVTLARHVERGLQVDDGIQGVMKELPDYRSSGALINSEVQAGNATAYSNRVQPAQTDGKFGQAELQASASPEPIERPKLKLLPRTKPVDGLEAPVVDHTQEYQRVIESHVEIVNEVYGNMNSPKPGSAGSDSGKQAVERPKLNLKPRSQPLEQLEGNAKRDRISLFGGARPRELVLKERGVDDVVITNIDMVQHSDKVEHQVPKPDRVPVHANPTRHNEKPENHPFDQRTGKKFDRRDNRVDVERVDVQKRNWRNDGKRNNREPERQQQQSERPPSPETWRKPEQPKLYSPGAVGVHHGKAASALELAQAFSRSVSDPKLADRFSGQRGIPGRAQMPFSRLMGPTPRPQINGY comes from the exons ATGGGGCGGCCCGATCACCGGTCTCGGCCCCATACGTCTCCGGCCACGAGGCATTTCGATGATAAGACTCCGTTTCTCACTCACTCCGTGCACATTGGCCGGAACTTTGATGAGGATGAGCGCAAGCCCCTTGATGGTGTCTCCACACCACGCCGGACCATCAGCGATGATAGCATTCGGGTTCTGCCTACCCATGCCGAGCCCAAACCGGTGTTTGTGTCTTCAGGGGGCTTATCTGGCGCGCAGGGGTGGGCTCCAGCACCACAATCCCCCAGGGGGGCGGCGAGTTCTTACTCGGAAAGGGTTAGCGAGGCAGCCCATGCAGGGGTTAATTCTCAGACTTTAAGTGCCAATGGTGGGCGCGGCGTTAGCGGGGCTCATCCAAATGCTTGGGCAATGAGGAAGGAGATGGCGGGTGTTACTGAGCCGGTGCAATCTGCTTGGTCTGGACAAAGTGCTGTTCAAAAGCTTGCTAATGCCAGTGCCCTGGATAAGGTGTCTTCGGGTAGATGGCAGTCAAAGCCTTCAATCCCATACCAGACAAATATTGATGTTGTTATATCTCCCGAATCAGAGAGTGGCTTACATTCCAAGGGTTATGGTAATGATACTTACAAGAGGACGGATGTGATGGTTGAGAGAGAACGTCATGATGTGACATTGGCGAGGCATGTTGAAAGGGGTCTACAAGTTGATGATGGCATTCAGGGTGTCATGAAGGAGCTACCTGATTATAGGAGTTCTGGGGCCCTGATTAATTCAGAGGTACAGGCGGGGAACGCAACTGCTTATAGCAACAGGGTTCAACCTGCTCAGACTGATGGAAAATTTGGTCAGGCTGAATTGCAGGCTTCAGCTTCTCCAGAACCTATAGAGCGACCTAAGTTGAAGTTGCTTCCAAGAACAAAGCCAGTGGATGGTTTGGAAGCTCCAGTTGTCGATCATACACAG GAGTACCAAAGGGTGATTGAGTCTCATGTCGAAATTGTCAATGAAGTGTATGGAAATATGAATTCTCCAAAACCTGGTTCAGCAGGCTCTGATAGTGGGAAGCAGGCGGTGGAGCGTCCAAAATTGAATCTTAAGCCCCGGTCTCAGCCTCTTGAacaattggaaggaaatgccaAAAGAGACAG GATTTCATTGTTTGGTGGTGCTCGCCCACGAGAACTG GTTCTAAAGGAGCGAGGGGTTGACGATGTTGTGATTACCAACATTGACATGGTTCAGCATTCTGACAA GGTTGAACATCAAGTTCCCAAGCCTGATAGGGTTCCTGTGCATGCAAATCCTACTCGCCACAATGAGAAACCTGAGAATCATCCTTTTGATCAGAGGACTGGAAAGAAATTTGATAGGAGGGATAATCGGGTAGATGTTGAGAGAGTTGATGTGCAGAAGAGGAACTGGCGTAATGATGGTAAGAGGAACAATAGAGAGCCTGAGAGACAGCAGCAACAGTCAGAGAGGCCACCATCACCAGAGACCTGGCGGAAGCCTGAACAGCCAAAACTATATTCTCCCGGTGCTGTTGGTGTGCACCACGGGAAAGCGGCTTCAGCTCTTGAGCTTGCCCAAGCATTTTCCAGATCAGTCTCAGATCCAAAATTAGCTGATCGATTTTCTGGTCAAAGGGGCATTCCTGGGCGTGCGCAAATGCCTTTTTCACGGCTGATGGGCCCGACCCCAAGGCCTCAGATAAATGGTTACTAA